A genomic stretch from Acidobacteriota bacterium includes:
- a CDS encoding AAA family ATPase: MIIGLVGPNASGKGEAAAHLARLGFPVVSLSDVVREEAARRGLPPEREHLIAVGQELRAAEGPGVLAERILPRLGRRGVVDSIRSPAEIAVLRRREDFRLLGIDAPVELRWKRAMERGRAGDAADLESFRRQEALENTASPTAQQVRRALAEADTLISNDGSLEQLRGKVEQVLAAWGGLPEAGPGLTRPGASA, from the coding sequence TTGATCATCGGCCTGGTCGGTCCCAACGCCTCCGGGAAGGGTGAGGCGGCGGCGCATCTCGCCCGCCTCGGCTTTCCCGTCGTCTCCCTCTCCGACGTGGTCCGCGAAGAGGCGGCCCGGCGGGGGCTGCCGCCTGAGCGCGAGCACCTGATCGCCGTCGGGCAGGAACTTCGCGCCGCCGAGGGGCCCGGCGTCCTGGCCGAGAGGATCCTTCCCCGTCTCGGGCGGCGCGGCGTGGTCGATTCCATCCGTTCGCCCGCCGAAATCGCCGTCCTGCGGCGACGGGAGGATTTTCGCCTGCTGGGTATCGACGCCCCCGTGGAACTGCGCTGGAAGCGGGCGATGGAGCGGGGCCGGGCGGGGGATGCCGCCGACCTGGAGAGCTTCCGCCGCCAGGAGGCTCTCGAGAACACCGCCTCTCCCACGGCCCAGCAGGTTCGGCGGGCACTGGCCGAAGCGGACACGCTGATCTCCAACGATGGCAGCCTGGAGCAACTTAGGGGTAAGGTGGAACAGGTTTTGGCCGCCTGGGGAGGGCTGCCGGAGGCGGGGCCAGGATTGACGCGGCCCGGAGCCAGCGCCTAG